One genomic window of Medicago truncatula cultivar Jemalong A17 chromosome 1, MtrunA17r5.0-ANR, whole genome shotgun sequence includes the following:
- the LOC25481981 gene encoding ethylene-responsive transcription factor ERF018: MDININVTTTDQSPNSSNNKMYRGVRKRKWGKWVSEIRLPNSRERIWLGSYDTQEKAARAFDAALYCLRGPHASFNFPNTPLTINVAVNHGVGHQSLSPEEIQDVAAKFANESPPIELTHEDDQQVPSEAQNDTISNHSYSCPLNDNDGRVQVDYGDLRRMDWKFEDMFDDLNGVANCSNLYGQENMQYSTQLVEEDNVDQIECEDTFSDHSFLWSWNF; this comes from the coding sequence ATGGACATAAATATCAATGTCACCACAACTGATCAAAGCCCtaatagtagtaataataagATGTATAGAGGGGTGAGGAAGAGAAAATGGGGAAAATGGGTATCTGAAATTAGGCTTCCAAATAGTAGGGAGAGAATATGGTTAGGATCATATGACACACAAGAAAAAGCAGCTAGGGCATTTGATGCAGCCCTATATTGTCTACGTGGTCCTCATGCAAGTTTCAATTTCCCTAACACACCTCTTACCATCAATGTAGCTGTGAATCATGGTGTTGGTCATCAATCTCTTTCACCAGAAGAGATTCAAGACGTTGCTGCTAAGTTTGCAAATGAGTCACCACCAATTGAGCTCACTCACGAAGATGATCAACAAGTACCTTCAGAAGCACAAAATGATACCATTTCCAATCATTCTTATTCATGCCCACTTAATGATAATGATGGGAGGGTGCAAGTAGATTATGGAGACTTGAGGAGAATGGATTGGAAATTTGAGGATATGTTTGATGACTTGAATGGGGTTGCTAATTGCTCTAATTTGTATGGGCAAGAAAATATGCAATACTCAACACAACTTGTTGAAGAGGATAATGTGGACCAAATTGAATGTGAAGATACTTTTTCTGATCATTCATTCCTTTGGAGTTGGAACTTTTGA
- the LOC25481980 gene encoding ethylene-responsive transcription factor ERF018 — protein MTSSNPTSSINVTTTDHNPNSSNDKMYRGVRKRKWGKWVSEIRLPNSRERIWLGSYDTQEKAARAFDAALYCLRGPHASFNFPNTPFTINVAFHGYQSLSPQEIQEVAAKYANESPPIELTQEQDHQVSSESQNDATNSNNSYSCSLSDNDGREQVDYGDLRMMDWTFKDMFVEMNGVANCFELFYGLENDTNSNAYSYPLDNDIGDLRTMDWTFEDMNGVVNDSDFYGLQNMQCSTQLFEEDNVDQIECEDAFSNHSILWSWNF, from the coding sequence ATGACTAGTTCCAATCCTACTAGTAGTATCAATGTCACAACAACTGATCACAACCCTAATAGTAGTAATGATAAGATGTATAGAGGGGTGAGGAAGAGAAAATGGGGAAAATGGGTATCTGAAATTAGGCTTCCAAATAGTCGTGAGAGAATATGGTTAGGATCATATGACACACAAGAAAAAGCAGCTAGGGCATTTGATGCAGCCCTATATTGTCTACGTGGTCCTCATGCAAGTTTCAATTTCCCTAATACACCTTTTACCATCAATGTAGCTTTTCATGGTTACCAATCTCTTTCACCACAAGAAATTCAAGAAGTTGCTGCTAAGTATGCAAATGAGTCACCACCAATTGAGCTCACTCAAGAACAAGATCATCAAGTATCATCAGAATCACAAAATGATGCCACCAATTCCAATAACTCTTATTCATGTTCACTTAGTGATAATGATGGGAGGGAACAAGTAGATTATGGAGACTTGAGGATGATGGATTGGACATTTAAGGATATGTTTGTTGAGATGAATGGGGTTGCTAATtgctttgaattattttatggGCTAGAAAATGATACCAATTCAAATGCTTATTCATATCCTCTAGATAATGATATTGGTGATTTGAGGACAATGGATTGGACATTTGAGGATATGAATGGGGTTGTTAATGACTCTGATTTTTATGGGCTACAAAATATGCAATGCTCAACTCAACTTTTTGAAGAGGATAATGTGGACCAAATTGAATGTGAAGATGCCTTTTCTAATCATTCAATCCTTTGGAGTTGGAACTTTTGA